From the genome of Pseudomonas mohnii:
CGGCTGCGGTAGGGCGCGGGCCCACCTCGGAGATTCGCGAGGGCATTCGCGGCGATCATATCCAGTGGATCGAGCCCGGCCAGGCCGGGGCTTGCGACAGCTATCTGGGACTGATGGACAGCCTGCGCGAGGCCATGAACCGCGATCTGTTCCTGGGCCTGGAAGATTTCGAAAGCCATTTCGCGATGTACCCGCCGGGGGCGTTCTACCTCAAGCACGTCGACCGGTTTCGCGATGACGACCGGCGCATGGTCTCGGCGGTGGTCTACCTCAACGACGCCTGGCTGCCCGAACACGGTGGTCAGTTGCGCATGTACCTGGATGAAGGTGCGGCATACGATGTGATACCGACTGGGGGCTGCCTGGTGGTCTTCCTGTCGGGCGAAGTTCCCCATGAAGTGTTGCCTGCGACCCGCGAGCGCCTGTCGCTGACCGGATGGTTCCGGCGTCGCGGCAACGAGCCGTTCTGATCATGCAGAAAATTCTGGTAAGCCGCTGTCTGCTGGGGCATCGCGTACGTTACGACGGCGGGGCCAGCGGGCCGTTCGATCCGCTTCAGGCATGGCTCGACGAAGGCCGCGTCGTGCCGTTGTGCCCGGAGGTCGCCGGAGGATTGCCGACGCCACGGGCCGCTGCCGAAATTCCCGGTGGGCAGGGTGGTGAGGTGCTGGATGGCCAGGCGTCGGTGCTGACGACCGAGGGTGAGGACGTCAGCGCGCAGTTTCTGAGTGGTGCCCGTCAGGCACTGGCGCTGGTGCAACAGCACGGCATCGGCATTGCCATCCTCAAGGCCAACAGCCCGTCCTGCGGCAATCTG
Proteins encoded in this window:
- a CDS encoding DUF523 domain-containing protein, producing MQKILVSRCLLGHRVRYDGGASGPFDPLQAWLDEGRVVPLCPEVAGGLPTPRAAAEIPGGQGGEVLDGQASVLTTEGEDVSAQFLSGARQALALVQQHGIGIAILKANSPSCGNLQTYDGTFSGVKVSGEGVTAALLKRHGVQVFSELELAEAAAALAALNRPL
- a CDS encoding 2OG-Fe(II) oxygenase, producing the protein MRAMQIPSDHPLLLRIVDDLAANGWSQQNIFLPLDLTRALAAECRKRAAEGELAPAAVGRGPTSEIREGIRGDHIQWIEPGQAGACDSYLGLMDSLREAMNRDLFLGLEDFESHFAMYPPGAFYLKHVDRFRDDDRRMVSAVVYLNDAWLPEHGGQLRMYLDEGAAYDVIPTGGCLVVFLSGEVPHEVLPATRERLSLTGWFRRRGNEPF